In a single window of the Nocardioides massiliensis genome:
- the map gene encoding type I methionyl aminopeptidase: MGLRDRGVEIKTPEQIALMRRAGLVVGQTLELLRGHVRPGVSTRELDAIAEDAIRSSGATPSFLGYHGFPGTLCTSVNDVVVHGIPDDRVLAAGDVISIDCGAIVDGWHGDAAITVPVGEVAPEVAELLRVTEEALWAGIAAARLGGRVTDISHAVEQSVRSQPATYGIVEDYVGHGIGSAMHQPPNVPNFGRPGKGPKLVEGLALAVEPMITLGDQANRVLDDEWTVVTLDGSWAAHFEHSFTLTPDGAWVLTALDGGEARLTALGVPFGGR, from the coding sequence ATGGGCCTGCGTGACCGCGGGGTCGAGATCAAGACTCCGGAGCAGATCGCTCTGATGCGGCGCGCCGGACTGGTGGTCGGGCAGACCCTCGAGCTGCTGCGCGGGCACGTCCGGCCCGGGGTCTCGACCCGGGAGCTCGACGCGATCGCGGAGGACGCGATCCGCAGCTCCGGCGCGACGCCGTCGTTCCTGGGCTACCACGGGTTCCCCGGCACGCTGTGCACGTCGGTCAACGACGTGGTCGTCCACGGCATCCCCGACGATCGCGTGCTCGCCGCGGGTGACGTCATCTCCATCGACTGCGGCGCGATCGTCGACGGCTGGCACGGCGACGCCGCGATCACGGTGCCCGTGGGCGAGGTCGCCCCCGAGGTGGCCGAGCTGCTGCGCGTGACCGAGGAGGCGCTCTGGGCCGGCATCGCCGCCGCTCGGCTCGGCGGTCGGGTCACCGACATCTCCCACGCGGTCGAGCAGTCGGTGCGCAGCCAGCCCGCGACGTACGGCATCGTCGAGGACTACGTCGGCCACGGCATCGGCTCGGCCATGCACCAGCCGCCCAACGTGCCGAACTTCGGCAGGCCCGGCAAGGGCCCGAAGCTCGTCGAGGGCCTCGCCCTCGCGGTCGAGCCGATGATCACCCTCGGCGACCAGGCCAACCGGGTGCTCGACGACGAGTGGACCGTCGTCACCCTCGACGGCAGCTGGGCGGCCCACTTCGAGCACTCCTTCACCCTCACCCCCGACGGCGCGTGGGTGCTCACCGCCCTCGACGGCGGCGAGGCGCGCCTCACCGCCCTCGGCGTCCCCTTCGGCGGGCGTTGA
- a CDS encoding LLM class flavin-dependent oxidoreductase: MTSPRPLRLSVLDLVPVRTDQTSADAVAASRELARVADAAGYHRYWVAEHHNMPAVAATNPPVLIALLAAATERIRVGSGGVMLPNHAPLVVAEQFALLEAAFPGRIDLGLGRAPGTDPVTSWALRHGAGGVGEDAVARFPQYVDEIIAMMDTAGVGLEVAGRTHPLRATPVASGRAPVWLLGSSDYSARLAAARGLPYVFAHHFSGQGTAEALALYRDQFQPSELCAEPRTFLTVNVAVAPTAQEAERLALPQLLAMLTLRTGGPLGAQLLVEEAEDVAVPTEHERLLAAMRERWIIGDPGTAAHRVRELAAGFDVDEVMVHPVAGAYAGTDPAAAPARAETLRLLAEAAGGLDW; encoded by the coding sequence GTGACTTCACCCCGCCCGCTCCGGCTCTCCGTCCTCGACCTCGTCCCCGTGCGCACCGACCAGACCAGTGCCGACGCGGTGGCGGCGAGCCGGGAGCTCGCCCGGGTGGCGGACGCGGCGGGCTACCACCGCTACTGGGTGGCCGAGCACCACAACATGCCGGCGGTCGCGGCGACGAACCCGCCGGTCCTGATCGCGCTCCTGGCGGCAGCGACCGAGCGCATCCGGGTGGGGTCCGGTGGCGTGATGCTGCCGAACCACGCCCCGCTCGTGGTCGCGGAGCAGTTCGCGCTCCTCGAGGCCGCGTTCCCGGGTCGGATCGATCTCGGGCTCGGACGCGCGCCCGGGACGGACCCGGTCACCAGCTGGGCCCTGCGCCACGGCGCCGGGGGAGTGGGGGAGGACGCGGTGGCGCGCTTCCCGCAGTACGTCGACGAGATCATCGCGATGATGGACACCGCCGGCGTCGGGCTGGAGGTGGCCGGGCGGACCCATCCGCTGCGGGCGACCCCGGTCGCATCAGGCCGTGCACCGGTCTGGCTGCTCGGGTCCTCCGACTACTCCGCGCGGCTCGCCGCGGCTCGCGGGCTGCCGTACGTCTTCGCCCACCACTTCTCGGGGCAGGGGACGGCCGAGGCGCTGGCGTTGTATCGCGACCAGTTCCAGCCCTCCGAGCTCTGCGCGGAGCCGCGCACGTTCCTGACCGTGAACGTCGCCGTCGCCCCGACGGCGCAGGAGGCGGAGCGGCTCGCGCTCCCGCAGCTGCTCGCGATGCTGACGCTGCGCACCGGCGGGCCGCTCGGAGCGCAGCTCCTCGTCGAGGAGGCCGAGGACGTCGCCGTGCCCACCGAGCACGAGCGGCTCCTGGCGGCGATGCGCGAGCGCTGGATCATCGGCGACCCCGGCACCGCGGCGCACCGGGTGCGTGAGCTGGCTGCCGGCTTCGACGTCGACGAGGTGATGGTCCACCCGGTGGCCGGTGCGTACGCCGGGACCGATCCCGCCGCTGCCCCGGCACGCGCCGAGACCCTGCGTCTGCTCGCCGAGGCCGCAGGCGGCCTCGATTGGTGA
- the infA gene encoding translation initiation factor IF-1 codes for MPKKEGVIEIEGTVVEALPNAMFRVELSNGHKVLAHISGKMRQHYIRILPEDRVVVELSPYDLTRGRIVYRYK; via the coding sequence ATGCCGAAGAAAGAAGGCGTGATCGAGATCGAGGGCACGGTGGTTGAGGCCCTCCCGAACGCGATGTTTCGGGTGGAGCTCTCCAACGGCCACAAGGTTCTCGCGCACATCAGCGGCAAGATGCGCCAGCACTACATCCGGATCCTCCCCGAGGACCGCGTCGTGGTGGAGCTGTCGCCGTACGACCTCACCCGGGGTCGCATCGTCTACCGCTACAAGTGA
- the rpmJ gene encoding 50S ribosomal protein L36, translating into MKVQPSVKPICDKCKVIRRHGRVMVICENPRHKQRQG; encoded by the coding sequence ATGAAGGTCCAGCCGAGCGTCAAGCCGATCTGTGACAAGTGCAAGGTGATTCGTCGCCACGGCCGCGTCATGGTCATCTGCGAGAACCCTCGCCACAAGCAGCGGCAAGGCTGA
- the rpsM gene encoding 30S ribosomal protein S13, with amino-acid sequence MARLVGVDLPRDKRIEIALTYIYGIGRTRAQQLLAATGVDPNARVHTLGDEELVKLRDEIEANFKIEGDLRREVQADIRRKIEIGSYQGRRHRQGLPVRGQRTKTNARTRKGPKRTVAGKKKK; translated from the coding sequence ATGGCACGCCTCGTTGGTGTTGACCTCCCGCGCGACAAGCGCATCGAGATCGCACTCACTTACATCTACGGCATCGGCCGTACCCGCGCCCAGCAGCTGCTCGCCGCAACCGGGGTCGACCCGAATGCGCGCGTCCACACGCTGGGCGACGAGGAGCTGGTGAAGCTCCGCGACGAGATCGAGGCCAACTTCAAGATCGAAGGTGACCTCCGTCGTGAGGTCCAGGCTGACATCCGACGCAAGATCGAGATCGGCAGCTACCAGGGGCGCCGCCACCGTCAGGGCCTCCCGGTCCGCGGTCAGCGCACCAAGACCAACGCGCGCACCCGCAAGGGACCCAAGCGCACCGTCGCCGGCAAGAAGAAGAAGTGA
- the rpsK gene encoding 30S ribosomal protein S11: MPPKSRQASGAKKVRRKEKKNIAQGEAHIKSTFNNTIVTITDPTGAVISWASAGTVGFKGSRKSTPYAAQMAAEAAGRRAMEHGMKKIDVFVKGPGSGRETAIRSLGAIGLEVGTIQDVTPTPHNGCRPPKRRRV; this comes from the coding sequence ATGCCTCCCAAGAGCCGCCAGGCTTCCGGCGCCAAGAAGGTGCGCCGCAAGGAGAAGAAGAACATCGCTCAGGGCGAAGCCCACATCAAGAGCACGTTCAACAACACCATCGTCACGATCACCGACCCGACCGGTGCGGTGATCTCGTGGGCCTCTGCCGGCACCGTCGGCTTCAAGGGCTCGCGCAAGTCCACGCCGTACGCCGCGCAGATGGCCGCCGAGGCCGCTGGTCGTCGGGCGATGGAGCACGGGATGAAGAAGATCGACGTCTTCGTCAAGGGCCCGGGCTCGGGCCGCGAGACGGCGATCCGTTCGCTGGGTGCGATCGGCCTCGAGGTCGGCACCATCCAGGACGTCACGCCCACGCCCCACAACGGATGCCGGCCGCCCAAGCGCCGCCGCGTCTGA
- the rpsD gene encoding 30S ribosomal protein S4 — protein MARYTGPMTKKSRRLGVDLVGGDAAYERRPYPPGQHGRARVKESEYRTQLQEKQKARLTYGVLERQFHRYYVEANRRPGKTGDNLLQLLESRLDNVVYRAGFARTRRHARQLVVHGHFRVNGKKVDIPSYQVSQFDVIDVREKSLEMTPFIIARETHGERVVPAWMDVQPNRMRILIHSLPVRAQIDLPIQEQLIVEFYSKK, from the coding sequence ATGGCCCGTTACACCGGCCCCATGACCAAGAAGTCGCGCCGCCTCGGTGTCGACCTCGTCGGCGGCGACGCAGCTTATGAGCGTCGCCCGTACCCGCCCGGCCAGCACGGCCGCGCCCGGGTGAAGGAGAGCGAGTACCGCACTCAGCTCCAGGAGAAGCAGAAGGCGCGCCTCACGTACGGCGTCCTCGAGCGGCAGTTCCACCGCTACTACGTCGAGGCGAACCGTCGCCCCGGCAAGACCGGTGACAACCTGCTGCAGCTGCTCGAGTCGCGCCTCGACAACGTCGTCTACCGCGCCGGGTTCGCCCGCACGCGGCGGCACGCGCGTCAGCTCGTGGTGCACGGCCACTTCCGCGTGAACGGCAAGAAGGTCGACATCCCGTCGTACCAGGTCAGCCAGTTCGACGTCATCGACGTCCGCGAGAAGTCGCTGGAGATGACCCCGTTCATCATCGCCCGCGAGACCCACGGCGAGCGCGTCGTCCCCGCGTGGATGGACGTGCAGCCGAACCGGATGCGAATCCTGATCCACTCGCTGCCGGTGCGTGCGCAGATCGACCTGCCGATCCAGGAGCAGCTGATCGTGGAGTTCTACTCCAAGAAGTAA
- a CDS encoding DNA-directed RNA polymerase subunit alpha yields MLIAQRPTLSEEVVDEFRSRFVIEPLEPGFGYTLGNSLRRTLLSSIPGAAVTSIRIDNVLHEFSTIEGVKEDVTEVILNLKGLVVSSEHDEPVTMYLRKSGAGDVTAADIAPPAGVEVHNPDLKIATLNSKGKLEMELVVERGRGYVSAVQNKGLDNEIGRMPVDSIYSPVLKVTYKVEATRVEQRTDFDRLVIDVETKPSIRPRDALASAGRTLVELFGLARELNVEAEGIEIGPSPVDEQLAADLALPVEDLQLTVRSYNCLKREGIHTVGELISRSEQDLLDIRNFGAKSIDEVKAKLVEMGLSLKDSAPGFDPTAALAAYEDDDASFVEDEQY; encoded by the coding sequence GTGCTCATCGCTCAGCGTCCGACCCTGTCGGAAGAGGTCGTCGACGAGTTCCGCTCGCGGTTCGTGATCGAGCCGCTGGAGCCCGGCTTCGGCTACACGCTCGGCAACTCGCTGCGGCGCACCCTGCTCTCCTCGATCCCCGGGGCAGCCGTCACCAGCATCCGTATCGACAACGTGCTCCACGAGTTCTCGACCATCGAGGGCGTGAAGGAGGACGTGACCGAGGTGATCCTCAACCTCAAGGGTCTCGTGGTCTCCTCCGAGCACGACGAGCCGGTCACGATGTACCTGCGCAAGTCCGGTGCCGGTGACGTCACCGCCGCCGACATCGCACCCCCGGCGGGTGTCGAGGTGCACAACCCCGACCTCAAGATCGCCACGCTCAACAGCAAGGGCAAGCTCGAGATGGAGCTGGTCGTCGAGCGCGGTCGCGGCTACGTCAGCGCCGTGCAGAACAAGGGCCTCGACAACGAGATCGGCCGCATGCCGGTCGACTCGATCTACTCGCCCGTGCTCAAGGTGACCTACAAGGTCGAGGCGACGCGTGTCGAGCAGCGCACCGACTTCGACCGTCTCGTCATCGACGTCGAGACCAAGCCCTCGATCCGTCCCCGCGACGCCCTCGCCTCGGCCGGCCGCACCCTGGTCGAGCTGTTCGGCCTGGCCCGCGAGCTCAACGTCGAGGCCGAGGGCATCGAGATCGGCCCCTCGCCGGTCGACGAGCAGTTGGCCGCCGACCTCGCCCTCCCGGTCGAGGACCTGCAGCTCACCGTCCGGTCCTACAACTGCCTCAAGCGTGAGGGCATCCACACCGTGGGTGAGCTCATCTCGCGCTCGGAGCAGGACCTGCTCGACATCCGCAACTTCGGCGCGAAGTCCATCGACGAGGTCAAGGCCAAGCTCGTCGAGATGGGCCTCTCGCTCAAGGACAGCGCCCCGGGCTTCGACCCGACCGCTGCCCTGGCGGCGTACGAGGACGACGACGCCAGCTTCGTCGAGGACGAGCAGTACTGA
- the rplQ gene encoding 50S ribosomal protein L17, which produces MPTPKKGTRLGGSPAHQRLMLANLATALFEHGSITTTEAKARTLRPYAERLITRAKKGDLHSRRLVLRTIRDKGVVHLLFTEIAPSFSERPGGYTRITKLGPRKGDNAPMAVIELVTEAYEPKASSTKAAPAAAAAPAAEVTEPETDAAPAEIEATDEAGETQVLEVKETEAEAEAEIAEAPAEDEAPAEESTEGEDEAKA; this is translated from the coding sequence ATGCCTACCCCTAAGAAGGGCACCCGCCTCGGCGGCAGCCCGGCCCACCAGCGGCTGATGCTCGCCAACCTGGCGACCGCCCTCTTCGAGCACGGTTCGATCACCACCACCGAGGCCAAGGCGCGCACCCTGCGTCCGTACGCCGAGCGGCTGATCACCCGTGCGAAGAAGGGTGACCTGCACTCCCGTCGCCTGGTCCTGCGCACCATCCGCGACAAGGGCGTCGTCCACCTGCTCTTCACCGAGATCGCGCCGTCGTTCTCCGAGCGCCCGGGCGGCTACACCCGCATCACCAAGCTCGGCCCCCGCAAGGGCGACAACGCCCCCATGGCGGTCATCGAGCTGGTGACCGAGGCCTACGAGCCGAAGGCGTCGAGCACGAAGGCTGCTCCGGCTGCCGCCGCTGCTCCGGCCGCCGAGGTCACCGAGCCCGAGACCGACGCCGCTCCGGCCGAGATCGAGGCGACCGACGAGGCCGGGGAGACCCAGGTCCTGGAGGTCAAGGAGACCGAGGCGGAGGCGGAGGCGGAGATCGCCGAGGCTCCGGCCGAGGACGAGGCTCCTGCTGAGGAGTCCACCGAGGGTGAGGACGAGGCGAAGGCCTGA
- a CDS encoding maleylpyruvate isomerase N-terminal domain-containing protein → MTWPTDPADRHRVVAARFEDVVGGVRDWEAPTPVASWRARDVVEHLVTWLPGFLAGGSEHHLSAHGAGDTTDPPQVWRTHATRVQALLDDPVAVSSAFTHPPLPPQTLTEAVAAYYVTDIFLHTWDLARATAQDDALDAEVCAELLAGMEPMADTLAASGQYGPRVPVPDDATTQEPLIGLIGRDPAWRP, encoded by the coding sequence GTGACCTGGCCGACCGACCCGGCGGACCGGCACCGCGTCGTCGCAGCACGCTTCGAGGACGTGGTGGGCGGCGTACGCGACTGGGAGGCGCCGACGCCGGTCGCGTCGTGGCGAGCGCGTGACGTCGTCGAGCACCTGGTGACCTGGCTGCCCGGCTTCCTCGCCGGCGGCAGCGAGCACCACCTGTCGGCCCACGGCGCCGGCGACACCACCGACCCGCCGCAGGTCTGGCGCACGCACGCGACGCGCGTCCAGGCGCTGCTCGACGACCCGGTCGCTGTCAGCTCCGCGTTCACTCACCCGCCGCTGCCGCCCCAGACGTTGACCGAGGCGGTCGCGGCCTACTACGTCACCGACATCTTCCTGCACACCTGGGACCTGGCCCGGGCCACCGCCCAGGACGACGCGCTCGACGCGGAGGTGTGTGCCGAGCTGCTCGCCGGCATGGAGCCGATGGCGGACACGCTCGCGGCATCAGGGCAGTACGGCCCGCGGGTGCCCGTGCCCGATGACGCGACCACCCAGGAGCCACTCATCGGACTCATCGGCCGCGACCCCGCCTGGCGGCCCTGA